In the Schaalia hyovaginalis genome, TGAGCAGGCCCAGCGTCGGAACGGCGCGCGCCGCTCCGGCGCCCGAGGTCGCCAGGAAGCGGAATCGCCCGGTGTGCCCGATGGCGATGCCGAGGGGCAGGGCGATGAGCGCCGCGGTGATGACCACGGCCCCGGTGACGCCGAGGTGCTGGAGGAGGCGCATGAGGATCCCGCTCGGTCCGCTCCAGTGGGCCGGATCGGCGAGCCATGCGAACGCGTCGCGGAGGATGCTCATGCGGCGGCTCCTTCCGCGTCCTCCGGTTTCCGGCGCTCCGCCCTCGTCCACGGGGTGGAAAGGGTGCCGAGGGCGACCGTCAGGCCGTCGAGGACGAGTGCGAGGGCGATCGTCGCGGCGAGGCCGACGGCGACTTCGGAGGCGAGTCCGCGCTGGAAGCCGTCGGTGAACAGGGTGCCGAGGGAGCGGATGCCGATGACCGCGCCGACGGTGACGAGGGAGACGGTCGACACGATGACGACGCGGATGCCCGCGATGATCGCGGGGAGCGCGAGGGGGAGCTCGACGGCGAAGAATCGACGGAATGCGGGGTATCCCGCCGCATCGGCGGATTCGAGGACGTCGCGGGGGAGCGATGCGAAGGCGTCGGCGGCCTGGCGGACGAGGACGGCGATCCCGTAGAGCGCCAGGACGATGATCATGTTGAGGTTCGACCTCAAGGCGATGCCGATGAGGACGGGGATGAGGAAGAACATCGGGAGCGAGGGGATCGCGTACAGGAGCGAGAGGCCCGTGAGGAGCGGAGCGCCCCAGCGCTGCGAGTGATGCGCCCACCAGCCGAGCGGGATGGACACGAGGATCGCGGCCGCGATCGCCGGGAGGGCGATGGCGAGGTGGGCGAGGGCGAGGGCGCCGACGAGGGGGAGGTTGGAGGGGAGCCAGCTCATCGGCGCTCGGCTTCGTCGGGGGCGCTGAGGCGCCCGAGGGGGCGGCCGAGTTCATCGGTGACGATCCGCCCCGCCGGGGTCTCGAGGGCGGTGAGCGCGCGATCCGCCGAGGCTCCCACGAAGGAGCGGACGAATTCGTCGGCGGGTCGGGACACGAGCTCGCGCCCCGTCCCGACCTGGGCGAGCGTTCCGTTCGAGCGGAGCAGGGCGATCTGGTCGCCGAGGGCGAAGGCCTCGTCGAGGTCGTGGGTGACGAAGAGGATCGTCGTGCCGACGCGCTCGCGGAGGGATTTGAGCTCGTTCTGGAGGTCGGCGCGCACGAGGGGGTCGAGGGCGCCGAAGGGCTCGTCCATGAGGAGGATGTCGGGCCGGTTGGCGAGGGCGCGCGCGACGCCGACCCTCTGGCGCTGTCCGCCCGAAAGCTGGGCGGGGAATCGGCGGGCGAGGGAGCGGTCGAGTCCGACGAGGTCGAGCAGTTCCAGCGCGCGCTCCGCCGAGGCGCT is a window encoding:
- a CDS encoding ABC transporter permease: MSWLPSNLPLVGALALAHLAIALPAIAAAILVSIPLGWWAHHSQRWGAPLLTGLSLLYAIPSLPMFFLIPVLIGIALRSNLNMIIVLALYGIAVLVRQAADAFASLPRDVLESADAAGYPAFRRFFAVELPLALPAIIAGIRVVIVSTVSLVTVGAVIGIRSLGTLFTDGFQRGLASEVAVGLAATIALALVLDGLTVALGTLSTPWTRAERRKPEDAEGAAA
- a CDS encoding ABC transporter ATP-binding protein gives rise to the protein MIVFDTVSHTYPDGARILDSVSLEAPADTTTVLLGTSGSGKTTLMRMVNRMITPTSGRVFVRGKDVAGEDPVRLRRSIGYVLQDGGLFPHRRVLDNIATVPRLEGMSRSASAERALELLDLVGLDRSLARRFPAQLSGGQRQRVGVARALANRPDILLMDEPFGALDPLVRADLQNELKSLRERVGTTILFVTHDLDEAFALGDQIALLRSNGTLAQVGTGRELVSRPADEFVRSFVGASADRALTALETPAGRIVTDELGRPLGRLSAPDEAERR